In Candidatus Zixiibacteriota bacterium, the following proteins share a genomic window:
- a CDS encoding alkaline phosphatase PhoX, whose translation MQRMRFETMIGGLTLFGVALWMQPGGALAAGASPRVPTVSATRVLKVVNPSDPDPASRLYVTLDMMDLVKVKGERIVVMAHEIFPSGTQGQQGDIPGFPLASPDDYDGVNRGLGLGAISAWNLKTGEFSFLIAPKNTAVDERYDENKHTSGTDPVKATPWGTVLSGEEWSQAPSATFNTPARAGHILEVDPLRPGALSRIKAMGSFSHEGIAIQRLPANYAIFLGDEQRGGGAWSAVPRVESFTCADGTPRRGGAVYRFIPGRKPEKFGDLQANGGTLAAFDFLARRWLPIPADVVAADNPDVIRCWADTNLSPISLWERPEDFEFDDNTGNLYIAVTEKSCVVDAGRCLVDAAGNTVDAGGNPISFNGARNRAGHVIRLNPDTGDWSVFVDADTVNAQLRILAPVFGNPDNLGLDNEGRVYISQDGGNPNDSLWIATADKNGDGVADHFERLLDMADANLGLGADTGEPTGFLFLDEKTLLLNWQGSDRQDDFGPAPISRILEIRLGGSSAPAVAEASR comes from the coding sequence ATGCAACGGATGCGCTTCGAGACGATGATCGGGGGCTTGACGTTGTTCGGCGTCGCCCTCTGGATGCAGCCTGGAGGGGCGCTGGCCGCGGGCGCAAGCCCGCGGGTGCCCACCGTTTCCGCGACCCGAGTGTTGAAGGTGGTCAACCCCTCCGATCCCGACCCGGCAAGCCGTCTTTACGTCACCCTCGACATGATGGATCTGGTCAAGGTGAAGGGCGAGAGGATCGTCGTGATGGCGCACGAGATCTTCCCCTCCGGCACGCAAGGCCAGCAAGGCGACATCCCGGGTTTTCCTCTGGCGTCCCCCGACGATTACGACGGCGTCAACCGTGGCCTCGGGCTGGGGGCGATCTCGGCGTGGAATCTGAAGACCGGCGAGTTCTCCTTCTTGATTGCCCCGAAGAACACCGCGGTCGATGAGCGTTACGACGAGAACAAACACACCTCCGGAACCGATCCCGTCAAGGCGACTCCGTGGGGCACGGTGCTGAGCGGCGAGGAGTGGAGCCAGGCACCAAGCGCGACCTTCAACACCCCTGCGCGCGCCGGCCATATCCTTGAGGTCGATCCTCTGCGGCCCGGCGCGCTTTCCAGGATCAAGGCCATGGGCTCCTTCTCGCACGAAGGCATCGCCATCCAGCGGCTGCCGGCGAACTACGCCATCTTTCTGGGCGACGAGCAGCGCGGCGGCGGAGCTTGGAGCGCCGTTCCCCGCGTCGAGAGCTTCACCTGCGCCGACGGAACTCCGCGCCGGGGCGGCGCCGTCTATCGATTCATTCCCGGGCGCAAGCCCGAAAAATTCGGCGACCTTCAGGCGAACGGCGGCACTCTCGCGGCTTTCGACTTTCTCGCCAGGCGGTGGCTACCGATCCCCGCCGACGTGGTGGCCGCCGACAACCCGGACGTGATCCGCTGCTGGGCGGACACGAACCTGAGCCCGATCAGCCTCTGGGAACGCCCGGAGGATTTCGAGTTCGACGACAACACGGGCAACCTCTACATAGCCGTGACAGAGAAATCGTGCGTCGTCGACGCGGGCCGCTGCCTGGTCGACGCTGCGGGCAACACGGTCGACGCCGGGGGCAACCCGATTTCCTTCAACGGCGCCCGCAACCGCGCCGGTCACGTCATCCGCCTCAACCCCGACACCGGCGACTGGTCGGTCTTCGTCGATGCCGACACGGTGAACGCGCAGCTCCGCATTCTCGCTCCCGTATTCGGCAACCCGGACAACCTCGGCCTGGACAACGAAGGACGCGTCTACATTTCCCAAGACGGCGGCAACCCGAACGATAGCCTGTGGATCGCTACGGCGGACAAGAACGGCGATGGGGTCGCGGACCACTTTGAGCGCCTGCTCGACATGGCTGACGCCAATCTCGGGCTCGGCGCCGACACCGGTGAACCCACAGGCTTCCTTTTTCTCGACGAAAAAACGCTTCTCCTGAACTGGCAGGGAAGCGACCGGCAGGACGACTTCGGCCCGGCTCCGATCTCCCGAATCCTGGAGATTCGCCTGGGAGGATCCTCCGCCCCGGCCGTGGCGGAGGCGTCCAGATAA